In Schlegelella aquatica, one DNA window encodes the following:
- a CDS encoding DUF445 domain-containing protein: MPTPPTAPDFDRTAPADPPGLRRMKRLALGLLLAAAGVYGVATALEGRHPAWGYLAAFAEAAMVGAIADWFAVVALFRHPLGLPVPHTAIIPSNKQRIGENLANFIVANFLSTEQVLAKLREADPGLRLAQWLAEPTHAQRLAAHAARAAHYGLHAVDDERVREFLRATVLRRLEAVDVSRLAGELLDVLTADRRHQAVLDEVLRQLGRLLDDEALQARVAEKVAAEVRYLRYVGLDQVAGNLVTAKLVAGVGRLIAEMAEDPQHPIRLRFDDFMADFVDKLKHDPDFRLKGEDLKRQVLGHPALSEYLQGLWGQLLAWLQDDLGRPDSRLAARLAGALQRLGEKLLADEAMRGWINQQLVQGAPPWIERYREDIRRYIVGRVETWNTDEMTRELERNIGRDLQFVRINGTLVGGTVGLILHAVTQWLG; this comes from the coding sequence ATGCCCACACCGCCGACCGCCCCGGATTTCGACCGCACCGCGCCCGCGGACCCGCCCGGCCTGCGCCGGATGAAGCGCCTTGCGCTCGGTTTGCTGCTCGCCGCGGCGGGGGTCTATGGGGTGGCCACCGCGCTCGAGGGGCGGCACCCCGCGTGGGGCTACCTGGCCGCCTTCGCCGAGGCGGCCATGGTGGGCGCCATCGCCGACTGGTTCGCGGTCGTCGCGCTCTTTCGCCACCCGCTGGGACTGCCGGTCCCGCACACCGCGATCATCCCGTCCAACAAGCAGCGCATCGGCGAGAACCTCGCGAACTTCATCGTCGCCAACTTCCTCAGCACCGAGCAGGTGCTGGCGAAGCTGAGGGAGGCCGACCCGGGCCTGCGGCTGGCGCAGTGGCTCGCCGAGCCGACGCATGCGCAGCGCCTGGCCGCCCATGCCGCCCGGGCGGCGCACTACGGGTTGCACGCGGTCGACGACGAGCGGGTGCGCGAGTTCCTGCGCGCGACCGTCTTGCGGCGGCTGGAGGCGGTGGACGTGTCGCGCCTGGCCGGCGAGCTGCTGGACGTGCTCACCGCCGACCGCCGGCATCAGGCGGTGCTCGACGAGGTGTTGCGGCAGCTCGGCCGGCTGCTGGACGATGAAGCGCTGCAGGCGCGCGTGGCCGAGAAGGTGGCCGCCGAGGTGCGGTACCTGCGCTACGTGGGGCTGGACCAGGTGGCGGGCAACCTCGTCACCGCGAAACTGGTGGCCGGCGTGGGCCGCCTCATCGCCGAGATGGCCGAGGACCCGCAGCATCCGATCCGGCTGCGGTTCGACGACTTCATGGCGGATTTCGTCGACAAGCTCAAGCACGACCCGGATTTCCGCCTGAAGGGCGAGGACCTGAAACGCCAGGTGCTGGGCCACCCGGCCCTCTCGGAGTACCTGCAAGGCCTGTGGGGCCAGTTGCTCGCCTGGCTGCAAGACGACCTGGGCCGCCCCGACTCGCGCTTGGCCGCTCGGCTGGCGGGCGCCTTGCAGCGGCTGGGCGAGAAGCTCCTGGCCGACGAGGCGATGCGCGGATGGATCAACCAGCAGCTCGTCCAGGGCGCACCGCCGTGGATCGAGCGCTACCGCGAGGACATCCGGCGCTACATCGTCGGCCGCGTCGAGACTTGGAACACCGACGAGATGACGCGGGAACTCGAACGCAACATCGGGCGCGACCTCCAGTTCGTGCGCATCAACGGCACCCTGGTGGGCGGCACCGTCGGCCTGATCCTC
- a CDS encoding SDR family oxidoreductase encodes MNAPDASPLVYITGASSGIGQALAARYYRAGWRLALVARRAAEIEAWCVSQGYERARWAAYAADVRDIGGIVGAGRQCLAQQGLPAVVIANAGISIGVDTAEYEDLDVVRLTFETNNVGLAATFHPFVRPMSEARRGTLVGIASVAAIRGLPGHGAYCGSKAAVVSYCESLRGELRPHGVKVVTLLPGYVDTPLTRGNPYKMPFLMSPAQFAERAFRAIEAGASYRVIPWQMAVVAKLLRVLPNPVFDRLLAGRGRKKRRGQ; translated from the coding sequence ATGAACGCGCCCGACGCCTCACCGCTCGTCTACATCACCGGGGCCTCCAGCGGCATCGGCCAGGCGCTGGCGGCGCGCTACTACCGCGCCGGCTGGCGGCTCGCGCTCGTGGCCCGGCGTGCCGCCGAAATCGAGGCGTGGTGCGTGTCGCAGGGCTACGAGCGGGCCCGCTGGGCTGCGTATGCCGCCGACGTGCGCGACATCGGCGGCATCGTCGGGGCGGGCCGCCAGTGCCTCGCGCAGCAAGGTCTGCCCGCGGTGGTGATCGCCAACGCAGGCATCAGCATCGGCGTGGACACCGCCGAGTACGAGGACCTGGACGTGGTCCGGCTGACGTTCGAGACGAACAACGTCGGCCTGGCCGCGACCTTCCATCCCTTCGTGCGGCCCATGAGCGAGGCGCGCCGGGGCACCTTGGTGGGCATCGCCAGCGTCGCCGCCATCCGCGGCTTGCCCGGTCACGGGGCCTATTGCGGCAGCAAGGCGGCCGTGGTGAGCTACTGCGAGAGCCTGCGGGGCGAGTTGCGGCCCCACGGCGTGAAGGTGGTGACGCTGCTGCCCGGCTACGTCGATACGCCGCTGACGCGCGGCAACCCTTACAAGATGCCGTTCCTGATGTCGCCGGCGCAGTTCGCCGAGCGGGCGTTCCGGGCCATCGAGGCCGGCGCGAGCTACCGCGTCATCCCGTGGCAGATGGCGGTCGTCGCGAAGCTGCTGCGCGTGTTGCCCAACCCCGTCTTCGACCGCTTGCTGGCCGGCCGGGGGCGCAAGAAGCGCCGGGGGCAGTGA
- a CDS encoding KpsF/GutQ family sugar-phosphate isomerase: protein MSDRTSLPVPAGFDPARAVELARQTLEIESQALQGLRARLGGEFAQAVQAVLRCAGRVVVTGMGKSGHVGRKIAATLASTGTPAMFVHPAEASHGDLGMITPQDLVLAISNSGESDELTAILPVLKRLFIPLVAMTGRRESTLARHADIVLDTSVPKEACPLNLAPTASTTAQLALGDALAVALLDARGFKEEDFARSHPGGALGRKLLTHVRDVMRSGPLVPRVAPGTSFTEMMREMSAKGLGATAVVDDDGRVLGIFTDGDLRRWIEKGADLRTMTAEQVMTRQPKLVREDELAVEAADLMEEARITSVLVVDAAGRLVGALNTHDLMRAKVI from the coding sequence GTGTCCGACCGCACATCCTTGCCTGTGCCTGCCGGCTTCGATCCCGCACGCGCCGTCGAGCTGGCGCGCCAGACGCTGGAGATCGAATCGCAGGCGCTTCAGGGCCTGAGGGCGCGGCTGGGCGGGGAGTTCGCGCAGGCCGTGCAGGCGGTGTTGCGATGCGCGGGGCGCGTGGTCGTCACCGGCATGGGCAAGAGCGGCCACGTGGGCCGCAAGATCGCTGCGACGCTCGCCTCCACCGGCACGCCGGCGATGTTCGTCCATCCGGCCGAGGCGAGCCATGGCGACCTGGGCATGATCACGCCGCAGGACCTGGTGCTCGCGATCTCCAACTCCGGTGAGAGCGATGAGCTGACCGCCATCTTGCCCGTGCTCAAGCGGCTGTTCATTCCGCTGGTGGCGATGACGGGCCGGCGCGAGTCCACGCTCGCGCGCCATGCCGACATCGTGCTCGACACCTCGGTGCCTAAGGAGGCCTGCCCGCTCAACCTGGCGCCCACGGCCAGCACCACCGCGCAGCTCGCGCTCGGCGATGCGCTTGCCGTGGCGCTGCTCGATGCGCGCGGCTTCAAGGAAGAGGACTTCGCGCGCTCGCACCCGGGCGGCGCACTGGGCCGCAAGCTGCTCACCCACGTGCGCGACGTGATGCGCAGCGGGCCCCTGGTGCCGCGCGTGGCGCCGGGCACCAGCTTCACCGAGATGATGCGCGAGATGTCGGCCAAGGGCCTGGGCGCGACGGCGGTGGTGGACGACGACGGCCGGGTGCTGGGCATCTTCACCGACGGCGACCTGCGCCGCTGGATCGAGAAGGGCGCGGACCTGCGCACGATGACGGCCGAGCAGGTGATGACGCGCCAGCCGAAGCTCGTGCGCGAGGACGAACTGGCCGTGGAAGCGGCCGACCTGATGGAAGAGGCGCGCATCACCTCGGTGCTGGTGGTCGATGCCGCCGGCCGCCTGGTGGGTGCGCTCAACACGCACGACCTGATGCGCGCGAAGGTGATCTGA
- a CDS encoding KdsC family phosphatase — translation MREIRPTLSFPPELLLKAQGVRVAVFDVDGVLTDGRIYIGEHGETVKAFSTLDGHGLKLLKLGGIEPVVVTGRDSPAVRKRVADLGLVHARYGVHDKLAAGEALLRELGLGWRELAVIGDDWPDLPLMARAGFSCAPQGAHPEACAAADHVTRAPGGYGAAREFCDLLLMAQGRYAELLATQMRTLDDGRQG, via the coding sequence ATGCGCGAGATCCGGCCGACGCTCTCGTTCCCGCCCGAGCTGCTGCTCAAGGCCCAGGGCGTGCGCGTGGCGGTCTTCGACGTGGACGGCGTGCTGACCGATGGGCGTATCTACATCGGCGAGCATGGCGAGACGGTCAAGGCCTTCAGCACGCTCGACGGCCATGGGCTCAAGCTGCTCAAGCTGGGCGGCATCGAGCCGGTGGTGGTGACCGGCCGCGACTCGCCCGCGGTGCGCAAGCGCGTGGCCGACCTGGGCCTGGTGCATGCGCGCTACGGGGTGCACGACAAGCTCGCGGCTGGCGAGGCGCTGCTGCGCGAGCTGGGGCTCGGTTGGCGCGAGCTCGCGGTGATCGGCGACGACTGGCCCGACCTGCCGTTGATGGCGCGCGCCGGCTTCTCGTGCGCGCCGCAGGGGGCGCACCCCGAGGCGTGCGCGGCGGCCGACCACGTGACGCGCGCGCCCGGCGGCTATGGCGCGGCGCGCGAGTTCTGCGATCTGCTGCTGATGGCCCAGGGCCGCTACGCCGAGTTGCTGGCCACGCAGATGCGCACGCTGGACGACGGGCGTCAGGGATGA
- the lptC gene encoding LPS export ABC transporter periplasmic protein LptC, with translation MTPPATRPASLPPVPARPAVPGPHRLRMWFDAAMGYLPLLLMAALAGATWWLVKNTPVPDEPRAARPPRHEPDYTMSRFTVQRFDTEGRPSTFLEGRELRHYPDTDTLEIDELRLRHVDREGRLVHAVAQRGLAHGDGSEVQLFGGAQVVREAGGPQDVVQNRRLEFRGEFLHLYMREERVVSHLPVTLRMGDMVVHGNSLRYDNMQRVLELRGQVRGTLPAQGAASGEGPDAR, from the coding sequence ATGACACCTCCTGCGACCCGCCCCGCGAGCCTGCCGCCGGTGCCCGCCCGCCCGGCCGTGCCCGGGCCCCACCGGCTGCGGATGTGGTTCGATGCGGCGATGGGCTATTTGCCGCTGCTGCTCATGGCGGCGCTCGCCGGGGCCACCTGGTGGCTCGTGAAGAACACGCCGGTGCCCGACGAGCCGCGCGCGGCTCGGCCGCCGCGCCACGAGCCCGACTACACGATGAGCCGCTTCACCGTGCAGCGCTTCGACACCGAGGGGCGGCCCAGCACCTTCCTCGAAGGGCGCGAGTTGCGTCACTACCCCGACACCGACACGCTGGAGATCGACGAGCTGCGGCTGCGTCACGTGGATCGGGAAGGGCGCCTGGTGCATGCGGTGGCCCAGCGGGGGCTGGCCCACGGCGACGGCAGCGAGGTGCAGCTCTTCGGCGGCGCCCAGGTGGTGCGCGAGGCCGGCGGCCCGCAGGACGTGGTGCAGAACCGGCGGCTCGAGTTCCGCGGTGAGTTCCTGCACCTGTACATGCGCGAGGAGCGCGTCGTCTCCCACCTGCCGGTGACACTGCGCATGGGCGACATGGTGGTACACGGCAACAGCCTGCGCTACGACAACATGCAGCGGGTGCTCGAGCTGCGAGGCCAGGTGCGGGGCACGCTGCCCGCGCAGGGCGCCGCCTCGGGCGAAGGCCCCGACGCTCGCTGA